A stretch of Planctomicrobium piriforme DNA encodes these proteins:
- a CDS encoding glycosyltransferase — protein MRPATIIVPCYNEARRLDLGCFRRFVRRHSSIRFLLVNDGSDDQTGPLLEEISRELPGQFEYLALPENRGKAEAVRQGMLAAFRTHPKYVGYWDADLATPLEAIPVFCEVLNRRQEIDVVLGARLSLLGRRISRCPSRRILGKLFSFAASQVVGLSVRDTQCGAKLFRTSPAFEKVFSRQFVSRWIFDVEILARLQQSARQTGHSMSRHIYESPLESWREIPNSKLKARDFLRAIGELCAIAMSPVRGPADEIENTADQTPAGRAAA, from the coding sequence ATGAGACCGGCGACCATCATCGTCCCGTGCTACAACGAAGCCCGTCGGTTGGACCTTGGCTGCTTCCGCCGCTTTGTTCGTCGGCACTCCTCGATTCGCTTTCTGCTCGTGAATGACGGCAGTGATGATCAAACCGGCCCACTGCTGGAGGAGATCTCGCGCGAGTTACCCGGTCAGTTTGAATATCTGGCTTTGCCTGAGAATCGCGGCAAAGCCGAGGCCGTTCGGCAAGGCATGCTCGCAGCCTTTCGCACACACCCGAAATATGTTGGTTACTGGGATGCCGATCTCGCCACGCCGCTCGAAGCGATTCCCGTTTTCTGCGAGGTACTCAACCGGCGCCAAGAAATTGATGTCGTCCTGGGGGCGCGTCTCTCCTTGCTGGGACGTCGCATCAGCCGGTGTCCCTCAAGGAGGATCCTGGGCAAACTGTTCTCGTTCGCGGCCTCGCAAGTGGTGGGATTATCCGTTCGAGATACGCAGTGCGGAGCCAAGTTGTTTCGGACGTCGCCTGCCTTTGAGAAAGTCTTCTCCCGGCAATTTGTTTCACGCTGGATTTTTGACGTTGAAATTCTGGCGAGGTTACAGCAGTCCGCACGGCAAACCGGGCACTCGATGTCGCGGCACATCTATGAATCTCCGCTGGAGTCGTGGCGCGAAATTCCAAATTCGAAGTTGAAGGCCCGGGACTTTTTGAGAGCAATCGGCGAATTGTGTGCAATTGCGATGAGTCCAGTGCGAGGTCCGGCTGACGAAATCGAAAACACCGCGGATCAAACGCCGGCTGGCCGCGCTGCCGCGTGA
- a CDS encoding GNAT family N-acetyltransferase: MSTNVFADSPVRPATPDDVSAIFGFIRELAEYERLEHEITATVDDLQAGLFGPRPFAEAFVACVDDQPVGFALFFHSYSTFQCRPGIYLEDLYVQPAYRGKGLGKALLKAVAAVAVERNCGRYEWSVLDWNEPSIQFYETLGAVMHADWRRMRVMSDALERLAVNE, translated from the coding sequence ATGTCCACGAATGTGTTTGCAGACTCTCCCGTTCGCCCAGCCACGCCTGACGATGTGTCGGCCATCTTCGGCTTCATCCGTGAACTGGCCGAGTACGAACGTCTGGAACATGAGATCACGGCGACTGTCGACGATCTCCAGGCCGGGCTCTTCGGACCGCGACCGTTCGCGGAAGCCTTCGTGGCTTGTGTGGACGACCAACCGGTCGGCTTTGCGCTGTTCTTTCACAGCTACTCGACGTTTCAATGCCGCCCGGGCATCTATCTGGAAGACCTGTATGTTCAGCCCGCATATCGTGGAAAAGGACTAGGCAAGGCATTGCTGAAAGCCGTCGCCGCAGTTGCGGTGGAGCGCAATTGCGGCCGCTACGAATGGTCCGTCCTCGACTGGAACGAACCGTCCATTCAGTTCTACGAAACCCTGGGCGCCGTGATGCACGCAGACTGGCGGCGGATGCGGGTGATGAGCGATGCACTTGAAAGGTTGGCCGTCAACGAATGA
- a CDS encoding outer membrane protein assembly factor BamB family protein — translation MLRLLSLLVCLFIAARLQAEDWPVWRGPTGNNIAAPGQNLPEKFGEKENVVWKIRVPGRGHSSPIVVGNRIFLTTADEKKQVQSVVAFDRTTGKQQWKTDINQGGFPDVHKANTHASPTIACNGETLYALFHNHDRLQLAALSLDGKKQGDVNAGAFKPQQYQFGCGLSPLLYKSLVIVPLEYEQGDMAAFEQKSGKEAWRVPRKQITFSSAIVAPLAGRDQLLLSGQGNVQAYDPTTGAQLWSVPGATAATCGTVAWEGDMIFASGGYPDADTVGIRVSGTPEVLWHVKEKCYEQSLLAHNGYVYGVNEAGIAFCWRGSDGNEMWKTRLCGPTSASPVLADGVIYQADERGKFIAFRETPEKFEKIFETRIGDEIYATPTICNGRMYLRTADGSGDERRETLYCFGKGTAASP, via the coding sequence ATGCTGCGGTTGCTCTCGCTGCTGGTGTGTCTGTTCATTGCCGCTCGACTTCAGGCCGAAGACTGGCCTGTCTGGCGCGGGCCGACTGGGAACAACATCGCCGCTCCTGGTCAGAATCTGCCCGAGAAATTCGGCGAAAAGGAGAACGTCGTCTGGAAGATTCGCGTGCCGGGTCGCGGGCACTCGTCTCCCATCGTCGTCGGCAACAGGATTTTTCTCACCACCGCCGACGAGAAGAAACAGGTGCAGTCGGTTGTCGCGTTCGACCGCACCACCGGCAAGCAGCAATGGAAGACGGACATCAATCAGGGGGGCTTCCCTGACGTTCACAAGGCGAACACACACGCCTCGCCGACCATCGCCTGCAACGGCGAAACGCTGTACGCGCTGTTCCACAATCACGACCGGCTGCAACTCGCAGCCCTTTCCCTCGACGGCAAGAAGCAGGGGGACGTCAACGCCGGAGCGTTCAAGCCGCAGCAATACCAGTTCGGCTGCGGGCTCTCGCCGCTGCTCTACAAATCGCTCGTGATCGTGCCTCTCGAATATGAGCAGGGGGACATGGCTGCGTTCGAACAGAAAAGCGGCAAGGAAGCCTGGCGGGTGCCGCGGAAACAGATCACGTTCTCGTCGGCGATCGTCGCCCCGCTGGCCGGACGGGACCAACTTCTCCTGTCGGGGCAGGGGAACGTGCAGGCATACGACCCGACCACCGGCGCCCAATTATGGAGCGTGCCGGGCGCGACCGCCGCCACCTGCGGGACCGTTGCCTGGGAAGGAGACATGATCTTCGCCAGCGGCGGCTATCCCGACGCCGATACGGTCGGCATTCGAGTCTCCGGCACGCCGGAAGTGCTTTGGCACGTCAAGGAAAAGTGTTACGAGCAGTCACTGCTGGCTCACAACGGCTACGTCTACGGCGTGAATGAGGCCGGCATCGCCTTCTGCTGGCGGGGCAGCGACGGCAACGAAATGTGGAAAACCCGCCTGTGCGGCCCGACGAGCGCCTCGCCCGTACTAGCCGACGGCGTGATCTATCAGGCGGACGAACGGGGCAAGTTCATCGCCTTCCGCGAAACGCCGGAGAAGTTCGAGAAGATCTTCGAAACCCGCATCGGCGACGAAATCTACGCGACCCCCACCATCTGCAACGGCCGCATGTACCTGCGCACCGCCGACGGCAGCGGAGACGAACGGCGTGAGACGTTGTATTGCTTTGGGAAGGGAACGGCAGCGTCTCCGTGA
- a CDS encoding ArnT family glycosyltransferase — protein sequence MSVRSRSLWFLTFIGVLVLFPWLGATHLSDEDEGYFGSAALEMWTRGDWIVPMFNGEMFGHKPPFMYWMMMLGFEAFGANEFSARVFSAVFGLAAALVTYLLGERLFNSRTGLIAGLVMLTSVFANIVARAATPDSFLTFFSTAAIYCFVRQYFTQQAAALAESAPGRPAIASPVRISFPTAVAMAFLMGLGTLVKGPVGIILPMAVIGLFLLWMTPQIELPVGANRWSRWRHSLRRFGPSNFLATLWRMRPITTLAVTICVAGPWYLAVSRATDGRFLQEFFGVHHLHRFASPMDSHHGSLLYYVMTILIGMFPWSIFAMPIGLRIAARLRTRVAAPQLVLLLCWAGVYIVAFSLAATKLPNYVLPAYPALALLVGVAINDWLTREAAISLNWLRAAFSIPVAVGGVLLIAALVVSVCGQQGEYLLGRYQVDVAVQSRLLYVAVLGLPLLAGGFLAFWLLDNVGRGAALKSVGVLSVVNCLVLWGVVAPGLDGLQTPQLLVEHGRKCCHSEDAVLAQFGCFRPSMVFYWRQPIRMLASTQAVAEFLHREPHGFIVTTTAGMAKFSPEISSEVAVLDQRSQFPKKGEIVMLRRTDPVTEHVALPKRSLARHPY from the coding sequence ATGTCGGTTCGCAGTCGCTCACTCTGGTTTCTGACGTTCATTGGCGTGCTGGTCCTGTTTCCCTGGCTGGGAGCAACGCATCTGTCGGATGAAGACGAGGGTTATTTCGGCAGTGCAGCGCTGGAAATGTGGACCCGCGGCGACTGGATCGTGCCCATGTTCAACGGCGAAATGTTCGGTCACAAGCCGCCGTTCATGTACTGGATGATGATGCTGGGCTTTGAGGCCTTTGGGGCGAATGAATTTTCCGCACGAGTATTTTCCGCGGTGTTCGGTCTGGCTGCGGCGCTCGTGACTTATCTCCTCGGTGAACGACTTTTCAATTCCCGCACGGGTCTGATTGCAGGTCTGGTCATGTTGACGAGCGTGTTCGCCAACATCGTAGCCCGTGCAGCCACCCCGGATTCCTTTTTGACGTTCTTCTCCACGGCGGCCATTTATTGCTTTGTGCGGCAGTACTTCACTCAACAGGCTGCGGCGCTGGCGGAGTCCGCCCCTGGCCGCCCTGCGATTGCTTCGCCGGTCCGCATTTCATTCCCCACAGCAGTGGCGATGGCATTCCTGATGGGGCTGGGGACGCTGGTCAAAGGACCGGTGGGAATCATTTTGCCGATGGCGGTGATCGGACTCTTTCTTCTCTGGATGACTCCTCAAATCGAACTGCCGGTCGGTGCAAATCGATGGTCGCGCTGGCGGCATTCTCTGCGGCGATTCGGCCCGAGCAATTTCCTGGCCACCCTCTGGCGGATGCGTCCCATCACGACGCTGGCCGTGACCATTTGCGTTGCCGGACCCTGGTATCTGGCGGTGTCCCGAGCCACCGACGGGCGTTTTCTGCAGGAATTTTTCGGCGTCCATCATCTGCATCGTTTTGCCAGCCCGATGGACAGCCACCATGGCTCGCTACTGTATTACGTCATGACGATTCTGATCGGCATGTTTCCCTGGTCGATTTTCGCCATGCCGATCGGCCTGCGGATTGCCGCTCGTTTGCGGACCCGTGTCGCTGCCCCTCAACTGGTACTGCTGTTGTGTTGGGCCGGTGTTTACATTGTTGCCTTCTCTCTCGCGGCCACGAAACTGCCGAATTATGTGTTGCCTGCCTATCCGGCGCTGGCGCTGCTGGTCGGGGTGGCGATCAACGATTGGCTCACACGCGAAGCTGCCATCTCTCTGAACTGGTTACGAGCGGCCTTTTCAATTCCGGTTGCTGTTGGGGGAGTGCTGTTAATCGCCGCACTGGTGGTCTCGGTTTGCGGACAGCAGGGAGAGTACCTGCTGGGCCGGTATCAGGTGGATGTCGCGGTGCAAAGCCGCCTGTTGTATGTGGCGGTGCTGGGATTGCCGTTGCTGGCCGGGGGATTCCTCGCCTTTTGGCTGCTCGACAATGTAGGACGCGGCGCTGCATTGAAGTCGGTCGGCGTGTTGAGCGTCGTCAACTGCCTTGTGCTGTGGGGAGTTGTTGCGCCCGGCCTCGACGGCTTGCAGACTCCCCAACTCTTGGTCGAGCACGGTCGCAAGTGTTGTCACTCTGAAGATGCCGTACTGGCGCAATTCGGCTGCTTTCGCCCCAGCATGGTCTTCTACTGGCGCCAGCCGATTCGCATGCTGGCGTCGACACAGGCCGTCGCCGAATTCCTCCATCGCGAACCACATGGATTCATTGTCACAACCACAGCCGGCATGGCGAAGTTCTCACCGGAGATCTCAAGCGAGGTGGCCGTGCTGGATCAACGGTCGCAGTTTCCCAAAAAGGGTGAGATTGTGATGCTGCGACGCACGGACCCGGTGACCGAGCATGTCGCACTTCCCAAACGGTCGTTGGCGCGACATCCGTATTAA